Within the Methanolinea sp. genome, the region CGAGGATGGCGAGGTCGTGTTCCACGATGACGACGGGGCGCTCGAGGGCCGTCTCCCGGACGAGGCGTGCCGCTGCGACCCTCTGGTAGATGTCGAGGTACGGCGTGATCTCGTCGAGGAAGTAGAAGTCCGCGTCGCGCGCGAGGCACGCGACGAGCGCGACCCTCTGGAGTTCCCCGCCCGAGAGCGTGGAGATGTCCCGGTCGAGCACGGGGGAGAGGCCCATCGCCTCGGCGAGGGACGAGAGCTTCCCGCGCTCGTCGGTCTTCCTGAGGAGTTCCCGCGGGGTCCCGGAGAAGAACCGGGGGATGCTGTCGATGTACTGGGGCTTGAGCGCGATCCGGATCTTCTTCTGGGAGATCGTCTGGAGGTAGTCGAAGAGCTCGGTCCCAGCGTACAGCTTCAGGATCTCCTTCCAGTCCCTCTCGCCGTGGAATACCCCGAGGTTCGGCCGGAGCTGGCCCGAGAGAATCTTGATCGCGGTCGTCTTGCCTATCCCGTTCGGCCCGAGGATGCCCGTCACACGCCCCCCCGCCGGGACGGGGAGCCCGTACAGGGCAAAGCCGTTCTCGCCGTACCGGTGCGTGGGGCGATCGAGCTCCTCGGGGAGGCTGACGATGTCGATCGCCTCGAACGGGCATTTCTTCACGCAGATGCCGCACCCGACGCAGAGCTCCTCGGAGATGTGGGCCTTCTGGTCCTCCCCGAGGATGACCGTCTCGTCGCCGGTGCGGACTTTCGGGCAGTAGATGATGCACTCGGTCCCGCACTTCTTCGAGTGACAGCGGTCCTTGTGGACGACTGCGATCCGCATGCGAGGGAATCCCCCTTCTGCCGTCTCCCGTCAGGTGCCCTGGGTGAGGAGGATCGTCCAGGCGATGAACCAGAACGCGAACGTCATGAACCCCTGGTAGAACCAGTCCTTTGCCCCCATCTTCTCCGCGCCGAGCCCGAGCAGGATGAAGAGGTGCTTCTGGAGGACGATCCCCGCCACCATGACGAGGAACGCGAGGACAGTGTAGGGCTGGATCCCGGCGACCTGGCCGGGCTCGACGAGGAGGTACGACGCGACGCCCGTTCCGATGCCGAGCAGGGACGCTGCCAGCGTCCTGTAGATCCGCACGAGGTGCTCGGCCTGCTTCTCCTCACGCGTCTTCTTCCGGGGCAATTCCACGGTCTCCACCGCCCCGGTGTCGTCTTCCCCGGCATCCGCCCCGCCTTTCCCCCCTTCGAGGGCCTTCAGCCTCTTTTCCCTCTCCCTCTCCCTCTCGGCCCTTTCCCTCTCGAGGGCCTCCCTGTACTTCTCGAGGAACGACTTTTTCCCGGGGTTCCTGCCCTTCCTGCCGGGGGAATCCGCACTCATCGTGGACACACCAGTAGTCCTATTTTTAGGTGCCCCGGAAATATGTAGCTTGGTATACCGATGGCGACCGCGCAGGGCCTGTCCGGGATCGACGTGAGGGCACTCGTGACCGAGTGGGAGCGTCTCCTCCCCCTCTGGGTCGACAAGGCCTACGAGGTCGTACCCGGCGCCCTCCTCATACGGCTGAAGGGAAAGGAGCACGCGAAGTACCAGCTCCTCGTCGAGCCGCCGGTGAGGGCCTACCTCACCGCCCGCGAAATACAGGTCCCGAAGATGCCGACGGCGTTCCCCATGCTCCTGCGCAAGTACCTCCTCGGGGGGCGCGTCCTCTCCGTCCGCCAGCACGGGATCCAGCGGATCGTCCTCCTCGAGGTGGGCAAGAGCGACCACCTCTTCCGCCTCGTCATCGAGCTCTTCGACAGGGGCAACGTCGTCCTCTGCGACCGGGACTGGACGATCATCCAGCCGCTCCGCCACCTCCGCTTTAAAGAGAGGGACGTTGTCCCCGGCGCGACCTACACCCTCCCCCCGGAGGGCCCCGCGACCTCGGGGCCCGAGGAGTTCGCCCGGTTCCTCTCGGGGGACCCTAGGGACATCGTCCGGGCCCTCGCGGTCGGGGCGATGCTCGGCGGGCCGTACGCGGAGTACATCTGCCGCAGGGCGGGGATCGAGAAGAAGGCGCCGGCAGGGGAGGTCCCCGCGGCAGCGCTCTACGGCGAGGTCGAGGCCCTCCTCCGCCGCGCCTCGGAGGGGATAGAGCCTGTCACCTCCCCGGACTCGTGCATCCCCTTCCCGCTCGAAGGGGGAGGCGGGACTGTACCGGGGGATCCCCTCGCCTTCAACCGGGCGCTCGACGCGTTCTTCCCCCCACCCGCGCAGCCGGCGGCCGGGGTGGAGGCGAGGATGGCGGAGGAGCGCGCGCGGGAGGACCACGTCAGGGCGCGGCAGCAGGAGGCGGTCAGGAAGTTCGAGGAGAAGATCGCGGCGTGCGAGAGGGCCGTCGAGGCTCTCTACTCCCACTATCCGCTTGTCTCCGAGGTCCTCGAAACGCTCCGGAAGGCCCGCGAGAGGTACTCGTGGCAGGAGATCGAGGCGATCGTCCGGGGTGCCCGCGAGGGTCCCGCGACGAGAATCGTCGCGTTCCACCCGGAGCGGAATGCAATCGAGATAGACCTCGGCGAGCGCGTCACCCTCGATGTGGGGGAGAGCATCGAGGCGAACGCGGCCGCGTACTACGAGGAGATCAAGAAGTACCGGAGGAAGATCGCCGGAGCGCTCGCCGCGATGGAGAGGGTCGTCCCCCGGAAGGAGCGCGGGGAGACCCGCGTGGCGCCGCCGAAGAAGAGGTGGTACCACCGGTTCCGCTGGTTCTTCACCTCTGACGGGGCACTCGTGGTCGGGGGGAGGGACGCGTCGCAGAACGAGGAACTCGTGAAGAAGTACATGGAGGGGAACGATTCCTTCGTCCACGCCGACGTGCACGGCGCGCCGGTCGTGATCGTGAAGGGCAGGACAGAGAAGTGGGACGAGGTCGCGTGTTTCGCCGCGTCGTACTCGGGCGCGTGGAAGAGCGG harbors:
- the rqcH gene encoding ribosome rescue protein RqcH; translation: MATAQGLSGIDVRALVTEWERLLPLWVDKAYEVVPGALLIRLKGKEHAKYQLLVEPPVRAYLTAREIQVPKMPTAFPMLLRKYLLGGRVLSVRQHGIQRIVLLEVGKSDHLFRLVIELFDRGNVVLCDRDWTIIQPLRHLRFKERDVVPGATYTLPPEGPATSGPEEFARFLSGDPRDIVRALAVGAMLGGPYAEYICRRAGIEKKAPAGEVPAAALYGEVEALLRRASEGIEPVTSPDSCIPFPLEGGGGTVPGDPLAFNRALDAFFPPPAQPAAGVEARMAEERAREDHVRARQQEAVRKFEEKIAACERAVEALYSHYPLVSEVLETLRKARERYSWQEIEAIVRGAREGPATRIVAFHPERNAIEIDLGERVTLDVGESIEANAAAYYEEIKKYRRKIAGALAAMERVVPRKERGETRVAPPKKRWYHRFRWFFTSDGALVVGGRDASQNEELVKKYMEGNDSFVHADVHGAPVVIVKGRTEKWDEVACFAASYSGAWKSGHHSADVYCVRPEQVSKTPEAGEYVAKGGFIVRGERRYFRDVPLGVAIGLRKAPAAEVIGGPPAAVRASTGIAVNLVPGRFEPNDAAKKVLRALREKLSPAEQRDYRKVLTEEAVAAFVPPGGSDLVEEGG